Proteins encoded together in one Triticum dicoccoides isolate Atlit2015 ecotype Zavitan chromosome 7B, WEW_v2.0, whole genome shotgun sequence window:
- the LOC119342180 gene encoding uncharacterized protein LOC119342180, with the protein MDPPVADPGPTKDEGVGSKGEMDLPVANPGPVRDDGALLQCPYCDSEAMHKLAQFLLPGLAAVCVDGTTGDLFRNPSVVAVDLRQEMVDYVTQRSETFIADTLIESEVEQNAENQMPDDPYEIISIFMDDFSRTKRNIIGHVSGWLLSDSREDKIDDFVQEMDMTRFWPLERREAIAEVLLKNVDIKTKFHCPEKYEDEERLAHHKAQCSFRPVTCPNDGCRAKVSVRCMQDHDAACLFKILQCEQNCEKRLLRRDMDRHCVTVCPMRPMKCPFGCDSSFPEHNLEDHCSECLQQHLLKVLQVIHKKALTADQLNDRALELEKSEERGKLAKARDARSLTNIVKDLEAKKKPPS; encoded by the exons ATGGACCCTCCAGTTGCCGATCCTGGACCAACCAAGGATGAAG GTGTTGGATCTAAGGGTGAAATGGATCTTCCAGTTGCCAATCCTGGACCAGTGAGGGATGATGGTGCGCTTCTCCAGTGCCCGTATTGTGATTCCGAAGCAATGCACAAACTAGCGCAATTCTTGCTCCCTGGTTTGGCTGCGGTCTGTGTCGACGGTACGACGGGTGATCTGTTCAGGAACCCGTCTGTTGTTGCTGTTGACCTCAGGCAAGAAATGGTGGACTACGTTACACAAAGAAGTGAAACGTTCATAGCTGATACTCTCATTGAATCGGAGGTGGAACAAAACGCCGAGAATCAAATGCCAGATGACCCTTATGAGATCATATCAATCTTCATGGATGATTTCAGTCGCACGAAAAGGAATATCATTGGCCATGTCTCTGGGTGGTTGCTAAGTGACAGTCGCGAAGATAAGATCGATGATTTTGTCCAAGAAATGGATATGACCCGCTTCTGGCCGTTAGAGAGGAGAGAAGCAATCGCCGAGGTCCTCCTCAAGAATGTGGACATTAAAACCAAGTTCCACTGCCCTGAGAAATATGAAGATGAAGAACGTCTTGCTCATCACAAGGCACAGTGTAGCTTCAGGCCTGTCACTTGCCCGAACGATGGATGCCGAGCGAAAGTTTCTGTCCGGTGCATGCAGGATCATGATGCAGCTTGTCTCTTCAAGATCCTTCAGTGCGAGCAGAACTGCGAGAAACGGCTTCTGAGGCGTGATATGGATAGACATTGCGTTACTGTCTGCCCCATGAGGCCCATGAAGTGCCCTTTCGGTTGTGATTCTTCGTTCCCTGAACATAACCTCGAGGATCACTGTTCAGAGTGTCTCCAGCAGCACCTGCTTAAGGTCCTTCAGGTGATTCACAAGAAAGCTTTGACGGCTGATCAGCTGAATGACCGTGCTCTAGAGCTGGAGAAG TCTGAAGAACGTGGTAAACTGGCAAAAGCTCGGGATGCAAGATCTCTTACCAATATTGTGAAGGATCTTGAAGCAAAGAAGAAACCACCAAGTTGA